One Atribacteraceae bacterium DNA segment encodes these proteins:
- a CDS encoding Hsp20/alpha crystallin family protein, translated as MGDEGARLNAADPFRSDFIRYQEHAADNWYSGPEFYEQTWKPFCDVFETEETYVIVVEIAGVSSRDLDVVIQGRRVLVRGCRQDSSTLPKKDFYQMEISFGLFSREVELPDEIDQAAVKTHFRDGLLVVECPKRRTVMEKRVNVE; from the coding sequence ATGGGTGACGAAGGAGCCCGCCTGAATGCAGCGGACCCGTTTCGATCAGATTTTATCCGTTACCAGGAGCACGCCGCGGATAATTGGTACAGTGGTCCGGAATTTTATGAACAAACCTGGAAACCATTCTGTGACGTTTTCGAAACCGAAGAGACCTATGTCATCGTAGTTGAAATCGCCGGCGTATCGAGTCGGGATCTTGATGTGGTCATCCAGGGCCGACGGGTGTTAGTGAGGGGTTGCCGACAGGATTCTTCAACGCTTCCCAAAAAAGACTTTTACCAGATGGAGATTTCTTTTGGTCTTTTCTCCAGGGAAGTGGAACTGCCTGATGAAATAGACCAGGCAGCGGTCAAAACGCATTTTCGTGACGGCCTGTTGGTTGTGGAATGTCCAAAGCGAAGAACCGTGATGGAAAAGAGGGTCAACGTTGAGTGA